A portion of the Pseudarthrobacter sp. L1SW genome contains these proteins:
- a CDS encoding carbohydrate ABC transporter permease, whose translation MTTTTNRAPLPAATRRRRPFNVRRAGAWALLVLAIAVSVLPFLWVLRTALSTNNALATNATSLLPAEFTFGAFKRVFGLQSPAEAVAEGGSGAAIDFWLYLRNSIVFSSITTAGAVFFSAMAAYAFARLRWKGRNAVFSLFLGTMLVPPIFTALPNFLLIKNLDLLNTMLGMVLPYVFMTPFAIFFLRQFFLNMSREVEEAAMLDGAKHLRIFFQIVLPNAAAPIATLALLTFIGQWNEYFWPLLVGSQDDVRVLQVGLGVFKSQSPQGAPDWSGLMAATLISALPVLILFAAFGKKIVNSIGFSGIK comes from the coding sequence ATGACTACCACCACAAACCGTGCGCCGCTGCCAGCCGCAACCCGCCGCCGTCGGCCCTTCAACGTCCGCCGCGCAGGCGCCTGGGCCCTCCTGGTCCTCGCCATCGCAGTCTCAGTCCTTCCTTTCCTCTGGGTCCTGCGCACGGCGCTGTCCACCAACAACGCCCTGGCCACCAACGCCACCAGCCTCTTGCCGGCAGAATTCACCTTCGGGGCCTTCAAACGGGTTTTCGGCCTGCAGTCACCGGCTGAGGCGGTGGCGGAAGGCGGCTCCGGCGCAGCCATCGACTTCTGGCTCTACCTGCGCAACTCCATCGTCTTCTCCTCGATCACCACAGCAGGCGCAGTGTTCTTCAGTGCGATGGCCGCCTATGCCTTTGCCCGGCTGCGTTGGAAGGGCCGGAACGCCGTCTTCAGCCTCTTCCTTGGCACCATGCTGGTCCCGCCGATCTTCACCGCCCTGCCCAACTTCCTGCTGATCAAGAACCTGGACCTGCTCAACACCATGCTGGGAATGGTCCTGCCGTACGTCTTCATGACGCCGTTTGCCATCTTCTTCCTCCGCCAGTTCTTCCTGAACATGTCCAGGGAGGTGGAAGAGGCGGCCATGCTCGACGGCGCCAAGCACCTGCGCATTTTCTTCCAGATTGTGCTTCCCAACGCCGCCGCCCCGATTGCCACACTGGCGCTCCTTACATTCATCGGCCAGTGGAACGAATACTTCTGGCCGCTCCTGGTCGGTTCCCAGGACGACGTCCGCGTGCTGCAGGTTGGCCTCGGCGTCTTCAAGTCGCAGTCCCCGCAGGGCGCGCCGGACTGGTCCGGCCTGATGGCGGCGACCCTCATTTCGGCCCTCCCCGTCCTGATCCTCTTCGCCGCCTTCGGCAAGAAAATCGTCAACTCCATCGGCTTCTCCGGCATCAAATAA
- a CDS encoding Gfo/Idh/MocA family protein: MTFSIGVVGVGQFGAQFAHLFNLHPGVSSVFAVDDVPRRAAEAVERYRLASTMATFEDLLASDVDAVAVFTQRWTHGPLVEQALRAGKHVYSAVPMAISEEEIARIIEAVRETGLVYMMGETSYYNPATVYARNQHAAGKFGRIFYSEGDYVHDMDLGFYEAYQYSGGDRWKETASYPPMLYPTHAVGGVLGAVPAHAVSVSCVGVRDDRNDGVFDKDVSMFGNDFSNATALFELNDGGVMRTNEMRRVGYPSHIRESRFRFFGTEASFEQLAKVSVWQDKQNVHDISEQMETRPSIPLDDPSLANVAPELRDAFVSGLAPVHDPGRLPEEFLGAPNGHEGSHHFLVDDFVTAVNNGTLPPVNAWVAARFTLPGIVAHQSALNNGERLPIRDFGDAPGTGT, encoded by the coding sequence ATGACGTTTTCAATTGGCGTGGTGGGAGTGGGCCAGTTCGGCGCACAGTTCGCACACCTGTTCAACCTCCACCCGGGCGTCAGCAGCGTCTTCGCCGTCGACGACGTTCCCCGCCGCGCCGCCGAGGCCGTGGAGCGATACCGCTTGGCCAGCACGATGGCGACTTTCGAGGACCTCCTGGCCTCCGACGTCGACGCCGTGGCGGTCTTCACGCAGCGCTGGACCCATGGTCCGCTCGTGGAGCAGGCGCTCCGGGCGGGCAAGCACGTCTATTCGGCTGTTCCCATGGCCATTTCGGAAGAGGAAATAGCGCGGATCATCGAGGCCGTCCGGGAAACCGGCCTGGTGTACATGATGGGTGAGACCAGCTACTACAACCCGGCCACGGTGTACGCGCGGAACCAACATGCTGCCGGCAAGTTCGGCCGGATCTTCTATTCCGAAGGGGACTACGTCCACGACATGGATCTGGGCTTCTACGAGGCGTACCAGTACAGCGGCGGCGACCGCTGGAAGGAAACCGCCAGCTACCCGCCCATGCTGTACCCCACCCACGCTGTTGGCGGCGTGCTGGGAGCAGTCCCGGCGCACGCAGTCAGCGTCAGCTGTGTGGGCGTCAGGGATGACCGCAACGACGGTGTTTTTGACAAGGACGTCAGCATGTTCGGCAACGACTTCTCCAACGCCACCGCGCTGTTTGAGCTGAACGACGGCGGGGTAATGCGCACCAACGAGATGCGCCGGGTGGGCTACCCCTCCCACATCCGCGAGTCACGGTTCCGGTTCTTCGGAACGGAGGCCAGCTTCGAGCAGCTCGCCAAGGTGTCCGTCTGGCAGGACAAGCAGAACGTCCACGACATCTCCGAACAGATGGAGACGCGGCCCAGCATCCCCCTCGATGACCCCTCGCTGGCGAACGTTGCACCAGAACTGAGGGACGCCTTCGTCTCCGGCCTGGCCCCGGTCCATGATCCCGGGCGGCTTCCGGAGGAGTTCCTGGGCGCGCCCAACGGCCACGAGGGCAGCCACCATTTCCTGGTGGACGACTTCGTGACTGCGGTCAACAACGGCACCCTGCCTCCGGTGAACGCCTGGGTGGCCGCCCGCTTCACCCTTCCCGGGATCGTTGCCCACCAGTCCGCCCTCAACAACGGCGAACGGCTCCCCATCCGTGACTTTGGCGATGCGCCGGGTACGGGTACCTAA
- a CDS encoding ABC transporter substrate-binding protein: MRAHYGKATAAFAIVSALALAGCSGGGGTTETKAAGSCEPSSGPVELTFTTWVPGMEKVVDLWNKENENIQVKVQTGPNGNSGTYQNFFNQLQAGNAPDLGQIEYDALPNFRVQDGLENIAACEGVSDARDKFVDWTWGQVTFGEEGSVYAIPQDSGPMAMFYRADLFKEAGIKVPTTWDEYAAAAEQIRVRGSYITNFPRSDVNWFAGNVWQAGGQWFSSANDQWEVNLTGAESEKVANYWQDLLDKNQVSTLPSFSDEWNASFNTGQQWTWVSAVWGASTLASGAPDTAGKWAVAPMPQWEDGGKPAGNWGGSSTAVLKGTKHPYEASKFALWLNTDPEALALANELGGLYPAAKSAKDLAAFTGGVDYFGGQKIYEVFAEASSNVDPNFTWGPTMTQTYTDVSDGFGKAVGGNGTLLDALKNGEKKTIDSLKSQSIPVKE; encoded by the coding sequence ATGCGCGCGCATTACGGAAAAGCCACTGCCGCCTTTGCCATTGTTTCAGCGCTGGCCCTCGCCGGCTGCTCAGGCGGCGGAGGCACCACGGAAACCAAGGCCGCCGGATCCTGCGAACCCTCATCCGGTCCGGTCGAGCTGACCTTTACCACCTGGGTCCCCGGCATGGAAAAGGTGGTGGATCTGTGGAACAAGGAAAACGAAAATATCCAGGTCAAGGTACAGACCGGCCCCAACGGCAACTCCGGCACGTACCAGAACTTCTTCAACCAACTGCAGGCGGGCAACGCCCCGGACCTAGGCCAGATCGAATACGACGCCCTGCCCAACTTCCGCGTCCAGGACGGCCTTGAGAACATCGCCGCCTGCGAAGGAGTGTCCGACGCCCGGGACAAGTTCGTTGACTGGACGTGGGGCCAGGTCACCTTCGGCGAGGAAGGCTCCGTCTATGCCATCCCGCAGGACAGCGGACCGATGGCGATGTTCTACCGGGCGGATCTCTTCAAGGAGGCAGGCATCAAGGTTCCCACCACCTGGGACGAATACGCCGCGGCTGCCGAGCAGATTAGAGTCCGCGGTTCGTACATCACCAATTTCCCCCGCAGCGATGTCAACTGGTTCGCCGGCAACGTATGGCAGGCAGGCGGGCAGTGGTTTTCAAGCGCCAACGACCAGTGGGAGGTCAACCTGACCGGCGCCGAATCCGAGAAGGTGGCGAACTACTGGCAGGACCTGCTGGACAAGAACCAGGTATCCACGCTGCCGTCCTTCTCCGATGAGTGGAATGCCTCGTTCAATACCGGTCAGCAGTGGACCTGGGTCTCCGCGGTCTGGGGCGCCTCAACGCTGGCCAGCGGTGCCCCAGATACCGCCGGCAAGTGGGCTGTCGCCCCGATGCCTCAGTGGGAAGACGGTGGAAAGCCCGCCGGCAACTGGGGCGGTTCCTCCACCGCAGTCCTGAAGGGCACCAAGCACCCCTACGAGGCATCAAAATTCGCTCTGTGGTTGAACACGGATCCTGAAGCCCTGGCACTGGCCAATGAACTCGGCGGGCTCTACCCGGCTGCGAAGTCGGCCAAGGACCTCGCTGCGTTCACCGGCGGCGTGGACTACTTCGGCGGCCAGAAGATCTACGAAGTTTTCGCCGAGGCATCATCAAACGTCGATCCCAACTTCACCTGGGGCCCCACCATGACCCAGACCTACACCGACGTCTCTGATGGTTTCGGCAAGGCCGTAGGAGGCAACGGCACCCTTCTGGATGCGCTCAAGAACGGCGAAAAGAAGACCATCGATTCCCTCAAGTCCCAGTCGATCCCCGTCAAGGAATAG
- a CDS encoding carbohydrate ABC transporter permease, producing the protein MSRGAAMLIMGVFTLYFLTPIWWLLVSSSKTGGEITSTAPLWFTMDSFPTFMDNLGDLFTYSDGVFGRWLANSALYAGVGALLGTVIAAMCGYALAKYEFRGREALFNIVLSGVLVPATALALPLFLIFSEVKLTNTLWAVFLPSLVSPFGVYLARIYAAASVPTELLEAARLDGSSEARTFFTVSTRLMAPALVTIFLFQFVAIWNNFFLPLIMLRDQVLFPVTLGLYAWNSQISQIPELRVLVIVGALVSILPLIGTFLALQRFWSSGLGAGSVK; encoded by the coding sequence ATGTCCCGCGGAGCAGCGATGCTCATCATGGGCGTCTTCACGCTCTACTTCCTGACCCCAATCTGGTGGCTGCTGGTGTCTTCGTCCAAGACGGGTGGAGAGATCACCAGCACCGCACCGCTGTGGTTCACTATGGATTCTTTTCCCACATTCATGGACAACCTCGGGGATCTCTTCACTTACAGTGACGGGGTTTTCGGGCGCTGGCTCGCCAACAGCGCCCTTTACGCGGGGGTAGGCGCCCTCCTGGGCACCGTCATCGCGGCCATGTGCGGCTATGCCCTGGCCAAATACGAGTTCCGTGGCCGGGAAGCCCTCTTCAACATCGTGCTCAGCGGGGTCCTGGTCCCGGCGACAGCCCTGGCGCTCCCGCTGTTCCTGATCTTCAGCGAAGTGAAGCTGACCAACACCCTGTGGGCCGTCTTCCTTCCGAGCCTGGTCAGCCCCTTCGGCGTGTACCTTGCCCGCATCTATGCCGCGGCCAGCGTCCCCACCGAGCTCCTGGAAGCTGCGCGGCTCGACGGGTCCTCCGAAGCCAGGACGTTCTTCACGGTCTCAACGCGCCTCATGGCCCCGGCGCTGGTGACCATCTTCCTGTTCCAGTTCGTCGCAATCTGGAACAACTTCTTCCTGCCCCTGATTATGCTCCGCGACCAGGTCCTATTTCCGGTCACGCTCGGCCTCTACGCATGGAACAGCCAAATCAGCCAGATTCCCGAGCTCCGCGTCCTGGTGATCGTCGGCGCACTTGTCTCAATCCTCCCGCTTATCGGAACGTTCCTTGCGCTTCAGCGCTTCTGGAGCAGCGGACTTGGCGCCGGAAGCGTCAAATAG
- a CDS encoding LacI family DNA-binding transcriptional regulator: MSLTRTRARRATINDVADAAGLSRGTVSRVVNGEKYVSDEARQAVEEAIARVGYVRNSAARNLVKQESRAIGLIIHEPHSLLFEDPNIGSILLGANEVLSKADYQLVSLIIDSDRDSRRVADYLRGGLVDGAVIISARASDPIAAAVADIGLPAAFVGHPDGNPDLPYAAIDNVAAARSITHRLLETGRQRVGMIASALDRDSGRDRLAGFRAAMGGRFDRRMLVEYPLYTYAAGLEGMQELLRRDPAIDGVFAASDAVAAGAMTALQEAGRRVPEDVGIVGFDDSSWALRCRPQLSTVRQPADLLGSAAAELVLAQLSGQPSPPRVLETVIMWRESA, translated from the coding sequence ATGTCCCTGACCCGCACCCGTGCCCGCCGCGCCACCATCAACGATGTGGCGGACGCGGCCGGGCTCTCCCGCGGAACCGTTTCCAGGGTGGTCAACGGCGAGAAGTACGTCTCCGACGAGGCCAGGCAGGCCGTGGAGGAGGCGATTGCCCGCGTAGGCTACGTCCGCAACAGCGCCGCCCGGAACCTGGTCAAGCAGGAGTCGCGGGCGATAGGCCTGATCATCCACGAGCCCCATTCCCTGCTCTTCGAGGACCCGAATATCGGCTCGATCCTGCTCGGGGCCAACGAAGTTCTTTCCAAAGCGGACTATCAGCTGGTTTCGCTCATTATCGATTCAGACCGGGACAGCCGCAGGGTGGCGGATTACCTGCGCGGCGGCCTCGTTGACGGCGCGGTCATCATCTCGGCCCGCGCCTCGGACCCCATCGCGGCAGCCGTCGCCGACATCGGGCTGCCCGCCGCCTTTGTGGGGCATCCTGACGGAAACCCGGACCTGCCGTACGCGGCCATCGACAATGTGGCGGCAGCGCGCAGCATCACACACAGGCTGTTGGAAACCGGGCGGCAGAGGGTGGGCATGATTGCCAGCGCCTTGGACCGGGATTCGGGCCGGGACCGCCTTGCCGGCTTCCGGGCGGCAATGGGCGGGCGTTTCGACCGGCGGATGCTTGTGGAATACCCGCTGTACACCTACGCCGCGGGACTGGAGGGGATGCAGGAGCTGCTGCGCCGCGATCCGGCCATCGACGGAGTATTTGCTGCATCGGATGCGGTGGCTGCCGGTGCGATGACGGCGCTTCAGGAAGCGGGCCGCCGCGTGCCTGAAGACGTGGGCATTGTGGGCTTCGACGACAGCAGCTGGGCGCTGCGGTGCAGGCCGCAGCTCTCCACCGTGCGACAGCCGGCGGACCTTCTGGGAAGCGCGGCCGCCGAACTTGTCCTGGCACAGCTGAGCGGACAGCCTAGCCCGCCGCGGGTGCTGGAAACTGTGATCATGTGGCGCGAATCCGCCTGA
- a CDS encoding beta-galactosidase produces MSPTTTPVRALSGNGKLVYGCDYNPEQWDSAIWQEDVRLMKQAGVNLVAVNIFGWAELEPSSPGEYSFERLDEVLELLQANNIGVNLGTGTSSTPAWLTTLHPEILPQSASGTRAWPGGRQAWCPSSPRYREHALRLVGEIVRRYGSHPAVRLWHVSNELGCHNALCYCDVSAAAFRVWLKARYGTLEALNRAWGTTFWSQRYSGWEQILPPRTTVSTNNPTQVLDFHRFSSDELLGYYLAEAEVLRQHSSVPVTTNFMVTAHIRNLDYWSWAPQMDVIANDHYLDHRLDAPGTELAFAADATRGLAQGRPWLLMEHSTSAVNWQPRNIAKEPGEMLRNSLAHLARGADGLCFFQWRASVQGSEKFHSAMLPHAGTDSRIWREVLELGGILGKLAEVAGTSVKAEAALVFSWEAWWAYDQESHPSSDVRYLDQVHAMYKALWDAGITVDVVAPGADLAGYKLAVVPGLYLVRESESAVLADYVRKGGTAVVTYFSGIVDENETVFTGGYPGAFRDLLGIRSEEFYPLPPGKTLALDNGSVASLWSEATRLEGAEAMVSFTEGHLAGTAAVTRNRHGAGNAWYIGTVLDPSSLRDVVTRAAGEAGIAILASPAGLEVVVRSGGDNSYVFLINHSEEDHKYTAHGHELIVGEDVSHAVVVPAGAVRVVRTSNAVPQTAGLSAGQKDDESD; encoded by the coding sequence TTGAGTCCCACTACAACGCCGGTTAGGGCACTGTCCGGCAACGGAAAGCTTGTCTACGGCTGCGACTACAACCCGGAACAGTGGGACAGCGCCATCTGGCAGGAGGACGTCCGGCTCATGAAGCAGGCCGGGGTAAACCTGGTAGCCGTCAATATCTTCGGCTGGGCGGAACTGGAACCTTCTTCCCCAGGGGAATACTCGTTCGAACGCCTGGACGAGGTCCTGGAGCTCCTCCAAGCAAACAACATCGGGGTCAACCTGGGAACGGGCACCTCGTCCACACCCGCCTGGCTCACTACCCTGCACCCGGAGATCCTGCCCCAGTCGGCGTCCGGGACCCGCGCCTGGCCGGGCGGGCGCCAGGCCTGGTGCCCCAGTTCGCCGCGGTACAGGGAACACGCACTCAGGCTCGTAGGCGAGATCGTCCGCCGCTACGGCTCCCACCCTGCCGTCCGCTTGTGGCATGTCTCCAACGAGCTTGGCTGCCATAACGCGCTCTGCTATTGCGACGTGTCCGCGGCGGCCTTCCGTGTCTGGCTCAAGGCACGGTACGGCACCCTGGAAGCGCTCAACAGGGCGTGGGGCACCACCTTCTGGTCCCAGCGCTACTCGGGCTGGGAGCAGATCCTTCCCCCAAGGACCACCGTCTCCACGAACAACCCCACGCAGGTTCTCGACTTCCATCGCTTCAGCTCCGATGAACTGCTCGGGTACTACCTGGCGGAAGCTGAAGTCCTCCGGCAGCACAGCAGCGTTCCGGTCACCACCAACTTCATGGTCACAGCCCATATCCGCAACCTGGATTACTGGTCCTGGGCACCGCAGATGGATGTCATCGCCAATGACCACTACCTGGACCACCGGCTTGATGCTCCCGGCACAGAACTCGCCTTTGCTGCCGATGCGACCCGCGGACTCGCCCAGGGCCGGCCTTGGCTGCTGATGGAGCATTCCACGTCGGCAGTGAACTGGCAGCCCCGCAATATCGCCAAGGAACCCGGTGAGATGCTTCGCAACTCGCTGGCCCACCTGGCGCGGGGAGCGGATGGGCTCTGCTTCTTCCAGTGGCGTGCATCCGTCCAGGGCAGTGAAAAATTCCATTCGGCGATGCTGCCCCACGCAGGAACAGACTCCCGGATCTGGCGCGAAGTCCTGGAACTTGGCGGCATCCTCGGAAAACTTGCCGAGGTAGCCGGAACTTCGGTGAAGGCAGAGGCCGCCCTGGTCTTCAGCTGGGAGGCTTGGTGGGCCTACGACCAGGAGTCACACCCCTCCTCGGATGTGCGGTACCTCGACCAGGTTCACGCCATGTACAAGGCACTCTGGGACGCGGGTATCACGGTGGACGTCGTGGCCCCGGGCGCCGACCTGGCCGGCTACAAGCTGGCCGTCGTCCCCGGCCTTTATCTCGTCCGGGAAAGTGAGTCCGCAGTCCTGGCCGATTACGTCAGGAAGGGGGGCACCGCCGTCGTAACGTATTTCAGCGGCATCGTGGACGAGAACGAGACAGTGTTCACCGGAGGTTACCCGGGCGCGTTCCGGGACCTGCTGGGTATCCGTTCCGAGGAGTTCTACCCCCTGCCACCCGGAAAGACCCTGGCCCTGGACAACGGTTCAGTTGCCTCACTCTGGAGTGAGGCAACCCGCCTCGAAGGAGCCGAGGCGATGGTGTCCTTCACCGAAGGGCACCTCGCCGGCACCGCCGCCGTCACTCGCAACCGCCATGGCGCCGGCAATGCCTGGTACATCGGCACGGTCCTTGACCCTTCCTCGCTGCGCGACGTCGTAACCAGGGCGGCAGGTGAGGCGGGGATCGCCATCCTTGCCTCGCCTGCAGGCCTGGAAGTCGTCGTCCGCTCCGGTGGAGACAACAGCTATGTCTTCCTTATCAACCACTCCGAAGAGGACCACAAGTACACCGCCCACGGCCATGAACTGATTGTGGGCGAGGACGTGTCCCACGCCGTCGTTGTTCCCGCGGGCGCCGTCCGCGTCGTCCGAACGTCCAATGCTGTACCCCAAACCGCTGGCCTCAGTGCCGGCCAAAAGGATGATGAAAGTGACTAG
- a CDS encoding carbohydrate ABC transporter permease, which translates to MTTLAKHARPTPSTSGGPRPSGGYRRLGDLKIALLFIAPAMIGFIVFYVVPTIRGVYLSFTEYNILGDPEWVGMGNYTAIAKDPLFWNSLAVTGQYVFLNIVLQTALALGLALLMHQVAKSTIIRGALLLPYLMSNVIAALLWFWMLDYQIGVVNQFIEWAGLSRVAFFGSEEWAIPTQALINTWRHMGYTALLIFAGLQAIPGHVYEVAKLDGATPFQTFAKITIPLLRPVLVLVLVVTVVGSFQVFDTVAVTTAGGPVNATRVIQYYIYQRAFTESDFGYGSAIAVILFLILALVAFIQMKFLKGNESDLD; encoded by the coding sequence ATGACCACCCTTGCCAAGCACGCGAGACCAACACCATCCACGTCGGGCGGCCCACGCCCATCCGGCGGATACCGCCGGCTGGGTGATCTGAAGATCGCCCTGCTCTTCATTGCTCCGGCGATGATCGGGTTCATCGTCTTCTACGTTGTCCCGACGATTCGCGGCGTGTACCTCAGCTTCACCGAATACAACATCCTCGGAGACCCGGAATGGGTGGGGATGGGGAATTACACCGCCATCGCCAAGGATCCCCTCTTCTGGAACTCCCTGGCTGTCACCGGACAGTACGTTTTCCTGAACATCGTCCTCCAAACGGCCCTCGCCCTGGGCCTGGCACTCCTGATGCACCAGGTGGCCAAGTCCACCATCATCCGTGGAGCCCTGCTGCTGCCGTACCTGATGTCCAACGTCATAGCGGCACTGCTGTGGTTCTGGATGCTCGATTACCAGATCGGCGTGGTCAACCAGTTCATCGAGTGGGCCGGGCTGTCCCGCGTGGCCTTCTTTGGCAGTGAAGAATGGGCCATCCCCACCCAGGCGCTGATCAACACATGGCGGCACATGGGTTACACCGCGCTGCTGATCTTTGCCGGCCTGCAGGCTATCCCCGGCCACGTGTATGAGGTGGCGAAGCTGGACGGCGCGACCCCGTTCCAGACCTTTGCCAAAATCACCATTCCGCTGCTGCGGCCTGTGCTGGTCCTCGTCCTGGTTGTCACGGTGGTTGGTTCCTTCCAGGTATTCGACACCGTTGCCGTCACCACAGCCGGCGGGCCGGTGAACGCCACCCGCGTGATCCAGTACTACATCTACCAGCGGGCCTTCACCGAGTCGGACTTCGGCTACGGATCCGCCATCGCCGTCATTCTCTTCCTCATCCTCGCCCTGGTGGCCTTCATCCAGATGAAGTTCCTCAAGGGCAACGAGTCGGACCTGGACTAA
- a CDS encoding LacI family DNA-binding transcriptional regulator: protein MTTPAVQAARGGPVTRKDVARYAGVSTAVVSYVVNGGPKKVAPATEAKVQDAIRVLGYRPNAAARALKLGSSETLGLVIPDNSNPFFSQFAHAVEDAAAERGYALVLSNSDGNLAKERRNVRNLAARQVDGVLLASVLFEPDLEVLETADIPAVLLNQERDAPGFNSIGVDLAEGARMAVEHLIGHGHTNIGLAMGTNVSGSLDGREVGWRQALQAAGLPEGPIVYSGFTWPGGYLAGQRLIASVNRPTAIFATSDTQAVGLLRAVHEAGLDVPGEIAVVSFDGSIEAEYSWPPLTTVEQPVAAMAEAAVAALVGATRGETPRHRIFPTKLQIRQSCGCPWTPSEGGSPGHVNP, encoded by the coding sequence ATGACTACTCCGGCAGTACAGGCCGCGCGAGGCGGCCCCGTAACCCGCAAGGATGTTGCGCGCTATGCCGGCGTAAGCACCGCCGTCGTCAGCTACGTGGTCAACGGCGGACCCAAGAAAGTGGCCCCGGCCACCGAAGCGAAGGTCCAGGATGCCATCCGTGTCCTGGGCTACCGCCCCAACGCGGCGGCCCGCGCGCTCAAGCTGGGCTCCAGCGAGACACTCGGACTGGTTATCCCGGACAACAGCAACCCGTTCTTCTCGCAGTTCGCCCACGCTGTTGAGGACGCCGCCGCGGAGCGCGGCTACGCACTGGTGCTCAGCAATTCCGACGGGAACCTCGCCAAGGAGCGCCGAAACGTGCGCAACCTGGCTGCCCGCCAGGTGGACGGCGTCCTGCTGGCCAGCGTCCTTTTTGAACCGGACCTTGAGGTACTGGAAACGGCAGACATCCCGGCGGTCCTTCTGAACCAGGAGCGGGACGCCCCGGGGTTCAACAGTATTGGCGTGGACCTGGCCGAGGGGGCGCGGATGGCCGTGGAACACCTCATCGGCCATGGCCATACCAACATCGGGCTGGCCATGGGCACCAACGTATCCGGCAGCCTCGATGGCCGCGAGGTGGGCTGGCGCCAGGCTTTGCAGGCTGCCGGTCTGCCGGAGGGGCCCATCGTCTACAGCGGATTCACGTGGCCCGGGGGCTACCTCGCGGGCCAGCGCCTGATTGCCTCGGTGAACCGGCCGACTGCCATCTTTGCCACCTCGGACACACAGGCAGTGGGCCTGTTGCGGGCGGTGCATGAGGCGGGCTTGGATGTTCCAGGTGAGATAGCCGTAGTGTCCTTCGACGGTTCCATCGAAGCCGAGTACTCGTGGCCGCCGCTCACCACCGTGGAGCAGCCCGTAGCCGCCATGGCCGAAGCGGCGGTTGCCGCTCTGGTGGGGGCAACCCGCGGGGAGACGCCACGGCACCGGATTTTCCCCACGAAACTCCAGATCAGGCAGTCCTGCGGCTGCCCTTGGACGCCATCCGAGGGTGGTTCCCCGGGACACGTAAATCCTTAA
- a CDS encoding carbohydrate ABC transporter permease — protein sequence MKVTRQSTAPASALGAPKTRKPKTSGAQRRAVFLFVAPFGVLFLAFYAVPIIFAVVQSLLTVERKGTFGRPQQVFGGFVQYQQVFQNSEFWESVGRVLLFGVVQVPIMLGLALLFALLLDSPLLKGKKFFRLAFFAPYAVPGVIAAIMWGFLYSPSLSPFDAITSQVNFLSAELVLWAVANIVTWVYVGYNMLIIYSSLLAIPTEIYEAARLDGASNLQIAWRIKIPLVVPAIILTGVFSIIGTLQLLAEPQTLRSFSSAISSTFTPNLAVYTTASVPNYNLAAAFSVVLALATFVLSFVFLKATQRKVSQ from the coding sequence ATGAAAGTGACTAGACAAAGCACCGCTCCGGCATCGGCCCTGGGGGCGCCGAAGACCCGGAAACCCAAAACCAGCGGCGCCCAGCGGCGTGCGGTCTTCCTGTTCGTTGCGCCGTTCGGCGTCCTTTTTCTTGCTTTTTATGCCGTGCCCATCATTTTTGCGGTGGTGCAGTCCCTGCTGACGGTGGAGCGTAAGGGCACGTTCGGCCGGCCGCAACAGGTCTTTGGGGGGTTTGTGCAGTACCAACAGGTTTTCCAGAACAGCGAATTCTGGGAATCGGTGGGGCGGGTGCTCTTGTTTGGAGTAGTCCAGGTGCCCATCATGCTTGGCCTTGCCCTCCTCTTCGCCCTGCTGCTCGATTCACCTCTTCTCAAGGGCAAGAAATTCTTCCGGCTCGCGTTCTTCGCCCCCTATGCGGTTCCCGGCGTCATCGCCGCCATCATGTGGGGATTCCTGTACTCCCCCTCGCTCTCCCCCTTCGACGCCATCACCTCGCAGGTGAATTTCCTGTCGGCAGAGCTGGTGCTGTGGGCGGTCGCGAACATCGTGACCTGGGTCTACGTGGGCTACAACATGCTGATCATTTACTCGTCCCTGCTGGCCATCCCCACGGAGATCTATGAGGCGGCCCGCCTGGACGGTGCCAGCAACCTCCAGATCGCCTGGCGGATCAAAATCCCGCTGGTGGTCCCGGCCATCATCCTCACCGGAGTGTTCTCCATCATCGGCACGCTCCAACTGCTCGCCGAGCCCCAGACGCTGCGCAGCTTCAGCTCGGCCATCAGCAGCACCTTCACACCAAACCTCGCTGTGTACACAACAGCATCGGTCCCGAACTACAACCTGGCCGCGGCATTCTCGGTGGTACTGGCGCTGGCAACATTCGTTCTTTCCTTCGTCTTCCTCAAGGCAACCCAGCGGAAGGTTTCCCAGTGA